The following proteins come from a genomic window of Mucinivorans hirudinis:
- a CDS encoding putative NADH-dependent dehydrogenase produces the protein MAISRKDFLRIGGAAALFTIVPRKVLGGTGFTAPSDQLTKGIIGVGAMGRGHYPYAGTRLVAVCDADSDRLAAGAKAAPEKVASYRDYRDLIRDANVDIVHIATPPHWHGIMAVEAAAAGKDIWCEKPMTRTIGEGKRVMEAVKQHGNIFRLNTWFRFDDNFYGMGTTVKPIKKLVESGLLGWPLTVTVGAHTGFNWKFYWVGKEHLAPEVVPANLDYEMWLGPAPYKPYNAHRTHGTFRGYWDYDGGGLGDMGQHYLDPVQYFLGKDNESPVKVEVNAPAQHHDAVGTWRQIIYTYADGCKIILNGEEYGDPNAPYIEGPKGKLYPGFRSDIPNLEFKLAEFPDPAPQNTDFVECVKNRQKFALNEINGFRSATLVNMALCALRVNRTLEFDSNGLCFVGDEEANRLINQPMRSPWNI, from the coding sequence ATGGCTATTTCGAGAAAAGATTTTCTGAGAATCGGCGGCGCAGCGGCACTTTTCACCATTGTTCCGCGTAAGGTGCTGGGAGGCACAGGTTTTACTGCTCCCAGCGACCAGCTCACAAAGGGTATCATCGGCGTGGGCGCAATGGGGCGCGGGCACTATCCCTATGCAGGCACACGGCTTGTGGCGGTATGCGACGCGGATTCAGACCGCCTTGCGGCGGGAGCAAAGGCTGCTCCGGAGAAGGTGGCATCTTATCGGGATTATCGCGACCTCATCCGCGATGCAAACGTAGACATTGTCCACATCGCTACCCCACCCCACTGGCACGGCATAATGGCTGTGGAGGCTGCCGCTGCCGGCAAAGATATTTGGTGCGAAAAGCCTATGACACGCACAATCGGCGAGGGCAAACGAGTGATGGAAGCCGTAAAACAGCACGGCAATATCTTCCGCCTGAACACTTGGTTTCGCTTCGACGACAACTTCTACGGGATGGGAACAACGGTCAAACCAATCAAAAAATTGGTAGAGAGCGGTTTATTAGGTTGGCCCCTGACGGTTACCGTGGGTGCACACACCGGTTTCAACTGGAAGTTCTACTGGGTTGGCAAGGAGCACCTTGCGCCCGAGGTTGTTCCCGCAAATTTGGACTACGAAATGTGGCTCGGTCCTGCCCCCTATAAGCCCTACAATGCGCACCGCACCCACGGAACGTTCCGTGGGTATTGGGACTATGATGGTGGTGGATTGGGTGATATGGGACAGCACTACTTAGACCCCGTGCAATATTTCTTGGGCAAGGACAACGAGTCGCCCGTGAAGGTAGAGGTCAATGCTCCTGCTCAGCACCACGATGCGGTGGGTACGTGGCGACAGATTATATATACATATGCGGATGGGTGTAAAATCATTCTAAACGGCGAGGAATATGGCGACCCGAATGCCCCCTATATCGAGGGTCCGAAGGGTAAACTCTACCCCGGTTTCCGCTCCGACATTCCAAATTTGGAGTTCAAGTTGGCAGAATTCCCTGACCCCGCACCACAAAATACCGATTTTGTGGAGTGCGTGAAAAATCGTCAAAAATTTGCTCTGAACGAAATAAACGGTTTCCGTTCAGCGACTTTGGTGAATATGGCGCTCTGTGCACTGAGGGTAAATCGCACGCTGGAGTTTGATTCCAATGGGCTTTGCTTCGTTGGCGACGAAGAGGCTAACAGGTTGATTAATCAGCCGATGCGCTCGCCCTGGAATATATAA